CAGGATTCAGGGACACGTTAACCCCTTTGGTTCCCACCAAGGAGACACCGAGGCTCAGCCGTGGTGGCGTCGAGAGAGTGCCTTTAGCGCACAGAGAATACGGGAGAGCAGAGCCGAGAATAGACAGCAGTCAggtaacattttgtttgttgttgccaAGGTTTTAATCAGCTCTTACTCTTGTTGAACTGCCACATGATGCTTTGTAGTCTGAGGATTGAGTGGAACAATGAGGTGTTGgtctcagaaacacacacatctctacACAATTTGAGATATTTTACTGAATATGTGAAAACTTCAACTTGCTTATGGtgctaaaggaaaagtcagagaaTCATCAGATTTTCTAGAAGGCATCTTCTGGGCACCACAAATGTCTGTATAGAATTTGTTTATGTATAGAAAGAAGGCATTCCATCCAATATTTGTCAAAGTGATGGACTGACCAACAGACAGACCGATATTGCCATCCCTAGAACCATGGTATAAAAAAGATATAGAAAATCTTTTACTTTTAAGAAATTAGGTCAGTAAATGAAGAAACAGAACTGAAACATGTTTTGACATAGAGTAAGAgttagggcctgtgtccacacagcttttttatttattttttcagcagAGAATTGCTGGCAGTGTGCTGGGAAGTGCTTCGTCCCAGTGCCTTATGAAAAAGCGCTGGCGTTGCTGGGAAGTGCTTCGTCCCAGTGCCTTATGAAAAAGCGCTGGCgtgggtttttattttcatgacaGCCATATCTTGAAACTAACATTAGCCAGGTAGCTAATGTAACACTACATTAACAGAGGGTTGACTACACAGGAAACTTCAATCTTGCAAAGCGAACAGTGATAAAAGTACAACATTCACCAGCAACTTCTAGTGTCTGCCGCCAGTGTGCTCCTAAAAAAATGAGCTTTTCTGTCTTGTTGTGACAGTACACTGTAGCCTAGCTTAAGAAGCAGCAGTGACGTCACAGATGCCTTTCTGAAATGTTCAGAGATTTTTCAACTTAAAGGGCATGGAGCGGCTACACAAAAAAAGACGAAACGCTCTGAAATAGGACGCAGAGCACAGTGCCTTTTCTCTCGGCGGCTGCATACGCTCGCTCCTCATTGAGAACAATTGAGAAAAGATGTTGGCACTGAAAGAAAaacgctatgtggacacaggcccatAATTCccagtgcaacacacacaaatttacATGTTTTAGAAGGTATGCCACCAGTAACATGGGTAGACATTTCTCCTGCACAACAGCaatgaaaaacaagaagaaaaaaatctctACAGAGAATCCATGTCTTCGCCAAGTACAAACTGATGAGCGGCTACTGTTAAGGAGTTAATAGACTGCATTTATAAATTGAGTACATTGATGTAGTGACATTTTAGAGAAGAAAGTGGTATGGAAGATGTTATTGAAATAACTGCGTTGCATCAACCAACATTACATAACTTATGAAGCTGATGTTAGCCATGTAAAAAGTTATTTACCAACAATTGTGAAAACTGCTTCAGTTTTTCAGAGAATATGGTCGGATGATATGGTATGATGGGGTTTTTCAGGGGGCCTGGAGATGTGTAGgattttagtttttttagtTGAAGTGGTTGTAGTTGATATTTTTGCTATACCAGTGTGGAAGAATTATCAGTACAGCTCCACTTGGCTTTCTGGAGCtttatagcaattttttaaactttttttttttttttttgctgtcttaGCTGAAACTATGTTGTTTTGCATCACTCTTGCTGCTCCCATAGTGTCATTTTGTGCCACAGCAGGGAGATCTCACTTCTTGCTTTGCACCAAACAGGAGCCACAGTTtgtgactagctggtgaatGAACACAGTATAGGATGTAGCAGTTAGAGGGCCCGATATTTCTCTCTGGAGTTGGtaaagaccaaaaacagagctaaaaaacAGGGAAACATTGGCTTACATTCAccacatgactccaaatgattGATAATGTAGCTCCGTAACCACTAGTTGTGTAATGTTTACCACCAAGTTCACCACATCAACTTAATAGGTGATGGCATGTCAGTGTTATGTTCACAACAGCCACTGCCCTGCCCTGCCCAGAAAAGAATTGAACTGATCCTGCTTAGAAAgacatttatttcacatttactTTAAATGAGTCCATTTTCACATGTACACATCATGGCAGTGTCTTTGTATCACTGCACTTCAGGCTACTCTGTGAAACCAGAACTAGGATAGGATGAAAGTGAGGGAGAGCGACTGCAGCTGAAACTAGGCTGTATTTAGGGCAATTTATAAATATGCCACCCCTGGTGCCCAGTGAGTTTTGTGCCCAACCCCCCTTTCTGCCCTTATTTAGCCCAGTCTGAGCCGTCGCTACAGATGCTCGCTCACCTTTCTTTACGTCTttctcttgtcttcttttcGTTTACTCTTCTGAAACCCACACCCATACAccaccctcctctctctgcacgGTCTCAGGTGGTGAGCAAACTGGTACAGATCCGGGAGTACATCAGCAAGGCCAGCTCCATGCGGGACGACCTAGTGGAGAAGAATGATGTGCCGGCCAATGTGGAGCGACTCTCCCATCTCATCGACCACCTCAAGCAGCAGGAGAAGTCCTACTTACGGTTCCTGCAGAAAATGCTGGTCAGTCTGTCATTTGTTTCTTCTTTATCTTTTTCAGAATTAATTTAGTTTACTGCTTTTCTCATGCTGTCAGGCGAAGGTGTACAGTTTCATTAAAATATGGTCTTTCATGTGTAAAGCCTGTTTGTCAGCTAATTTGTGGTTAAAATGgaagctgtttgtgttgttcTTGGTAGCTGGCCACACATATTTTTAATGGCTGTCTTTCTCTGTGGCCTTAAACACTTAGTCATGTTttatgtgaaaataaaagtagGACATTCAATAGCATGCTACCTTCCATAGCTGTGGGGtggctttgttttgtgtttggtaTCACTTTACCTTGACTGGAGCATTTCTGTGAAATATAGTCATACTTGCCcctttttattttgtgcagACTTAAATTCACTGCATTTTTTGTGCTCCTCATAGTCCCACAAAGTTCAACAGCTTGTACACACACGCATCCTCATCCATGGATCATTTGGGCAACCATATTGTAAATCATTTTCAGTTAATAAGTTGTTACTTTAGCATTTGCAAACAGTTGTTGGACAAATATGTGTACACCCTTTTTTCAGTAATCTTTGACTCTTTGTTGTTCTTTCACTATTTCTCTAGACACGGGAGAATGAGGAGGACGATGTGGGGACCCTGGATTCTGCTGTGGGCTCAGGTTCACTGGCAGAGAGCACTTCTCTTAACATTGAGGTCCGCTCTTCAGATGCCTCAAATGCAACGGTGTGTACATTTGTTGACTGTTTCCCAAAAATATGCCCCTTTCTAGCCTTGTAAGTGGTCTTTATTTCATTGCAATTAGTATAAAGTAAttgtattttgtctttaaatttaGGTATgagaaaatataaacaaagcGGTTTgtccttcttttgtttttatcattgtaGGTTAGTCTTATTTGCTGTATCAGATCCTGACAGGGCTCTTATACCTTTTCTGCTGAGTAGTGCTGCAgcactgttgtgttttggtagagtcagtgtttgtgaTGCTCTGTGTATGTGAATTCCTGTAGGGCGGGAGGCCAGAAACAGTGCGAGCTGACCAGAAGGAAGAGTTGGAGAATTTGCGTAAGCAGCACGAGCTGCTGAAGAAGATGCTGGAGCAGCAGGAACAGCTCAGGGCCCTGCAGGGCCGACAGGAAGCACTAATGGCCATGCAGGACAGTGCAGAGCAGGCACTTGCTGTGATTGAAGACACTGGTGAGATATAGATTAACACAGCCAGGGGCACATTCACCGTCAGGGGCAGACTAGTAGTTGTCTGTGTTTCCAGAAGAAAAAGTAGTATACATTACTTTTGCTCCAGACAGAGATGCATCAGTGACAACTGAGCTGGAATCCctttaatgaaaatgtaattgCAAGAACTGTCTACACTATGAAAGGCATATTAATGTACTATTTTTGTCTTCTAAATGTCATTACAGTTTATATCAATTGAAGCCATATTTATTGATAAGcataaacagatgttttcctATATTGAATTCATTTGACATTTCTTGTCATTAGTTGTCACAGAAACCACCGGCAGTGTTTCTGGACTGAGCATCACATCAGAACTGAACGATGAGTTAAACGATTTGATCCAGCGGTTCCACAACCAGCTACATGACTCACAGGTACAGGAAACTCTGCATCTGGGCTGCCATAGCCTCCCTAAATAATATCATTATGTCATCTAGAAATATCTCCTACATTAAACTGCCTTCTAACTCATGCCCTGCATTTTTTCAgtattaattataattattacagCATTCTGTCAATGTCAGTATGGTGAGATATACTGCCTCTCACTTGACAAGCCatgttaactttaaaaaaaatctttatttcatCAAGAAATGTGTCTTAGCTGTTAAATAACAAATTCACAGTTCAAGTTGTCCATAATTTATTCCTTCATAGACTAAAGCAGTGCCAGACAACCGTCGCCAGGCAGAGAGCCTTTCCCTCTCAAGAGAGGTGTGCTGGTCCAGGACTCCCCAGGCTGTTGGTCCACCTCAACACAGGCCTCTCCTGCACTCTGCCTCCGGTCCCCACACTGGCCTAGACACTGGGGCAACAGCTGCCAGTGCCAAACTCACAAAGCTCCAAGAGCTCcaggacaaaaaacaaaccatgGACAAGATCCTGCAGGAGCTGCATTCACTCAGAGACCAGACACTCAACAACAACTCATGTACAAGTATTCCCAAAGCATTTTTCAGAGTCATTCATCGGCTTTTTCCCCCCCTACAAGGTGTTGATGAACTGTGTGTGGTGCCTTTCAGGTCGTGGCTTGTCATTACAGTGCAGTCTGAGCATGGGAGGATCTTCAGATTGTccatctgctctctgctctAATGGGGCGTCAGCTTCCACCCCCTTTCATCCTTCACTCACGCAACACCAGGACAGCTCGAATTCCACAGACAAGCTCAggtacacacaaaaacacaagcagtTGACTAGGCAGGTCAGATATCAATAGCAGGTTGTTCTATAGAGTGGGGGTGGTGTAACATAGGGTGGTGTAATGAAACCTTGCAGCCATAAAACCTAGTACTTGTCCTCTTGTGTACAAGTTTCAGCCTTTGCTAAAGTGCTCTTCAACAAGATGCTCAGCCCTCACCCTTCATAGCGGTGCTTTTCTGTAGGTGGGTCTGTACATTGAGCTTCAGGGGAATTGACAAGATGTTGTTTTGGAGTGTCACATAaccttttttaataatttagccTTGTATACATTTGCATTTGATCTATACATTTGTTCTTTTCTACTTCCCACAGGAAGCTAAAGGAGGTCCACAAGCGTTTGAATGAGCTGCGGGAGTTGGTTCAGTACTACGAGCAGACCTCTGATATGATGGTGGATGCGGTCAATGAGAATGTGAAAGAGGATGATGacgatgaggaagaggaggaggaggatgagacagAAGATGGCTCTATGTTTGAGGCCATGTTTGACTCTGAGCAGGAGAACCGCCAGCCTGTAACTAACATCAGGTGTGTTTGTTAGAATAGATAGTTATAAGAATTAAattatggttttgttttgttttgttttgttgattgATTGGACTTATATTGAGTTATTAATTATTAtactagagctgcaacgattagtcaatTTATCAATTACTCGATCAAGAGAGAATGAATCGGCAGCattttgataatcgattaatcgttTGTCCATTTTCAGGAAAGAATGCCAAACATTTGATGGTTTTAGGTTGTCAAATGTGATAATTTGTTACTTTTTCTTGTATATCATTATATCAGATTTAATATTTTAGGGTTTTAGACATCTTGGACTTCAGGAAATGGCAATGGGCATTGTCAAATAAGCATAATAATCACCCAATAAGATGACaagatttgttgttgttgggctCAAGTTACAATATGATAATGTTTAGCATCAGGTCACAGAGTGTGTAACTCTACTACTGACATTGTGATGTATCCATAACAGTCACCGCCCCTTATTTGTTTAGAAACCCACAGCGCAGTGGGAACTGGACAGACCTGAACAGCCTGACCAACAGACACAGTGTCAGGAGCAGTGCCACAAACAACCGTGACGGCAGACTCAACACTGAGTGTGAGATCAACAACCGCTCAGCAGCCAACCTCCGCAGCCTCAACATACCCTCGGCCATAGGTACACTCATCCACGTGCTCACACCGATCCATCTTAAAGCTACTGGTATTCTTCATTTTGGGTAATCTCTGTGcattattgcatttttttccccaaaaggTGGGTGACATAAAGATTTTTATAAATATGACCACCTGAATATAGCCACAATGCATTTGCCTGCAGCTGACTGTTGTCCTTTCATTTGAttataaacatattttgttataattttaaatcattttaattgtGTCTTCATTCATGCTTGTGTTGACAGGAGCACAGCAGTGTAGAGATATGCTGTATCATACTGTAGAAggtgtattatcattattaataaaCATACTTTTCAAACTTGGTGACATTAAACCTCAATAGTTTGAAACTTTTAACAGAATATCACATCTGAGATAAAACTCAAAACCAAAATTTCACACTTATTAAAGAGTGCTGTGGCTTCAGCAGCTTATTTTTGAAATTCTTTGTCAGTTCAAAGTTTAAAGATGGAAAGAGACACTTTTAAATTGTATCATTTTACAAACTAATTCCGTTAAATTGAATCTCTATTCTCATCTAGACTGCCAGTACAATAGGGACACCCCCTATAATCAGGTGAAGGTTGACGATGAGGATGAAGACTGTCTCGATAATGATGAAGGGGCACAGGCTGTGGCTCCAGACAGTGAGGCATCGGGCTCTAGTCGAAGAAGTAGTCTGGGGAACAATGGAGGGTTTTCCCAGAAGGTTCATCGGCACACGGCGAAGCAGAAACTTCGGCAGCTTCAGGAGCTGGTTGCCATGGTTCAGGTGAGGCAGATGGGAGAataatattaacattttatgGTGGGACTGTAGGTGTCACTTCTTGATCGGCAGAATGAAAGGGAAGGTTGGTAAATATGGAGGATTTGAAAATGGAAAAGGATTTTGTCTGCTCGTATTGGTAGTATTAATACAGATACTgggttaaatgtttttttttattatacacAAGTAGCATCTTGTCACTTtttatgtaaataataaaaaacctTAATACAAATAATGAGCCTTGATTACAAGCAAAAAGTGTACAACAATATTCTTAGACAACAGTGAAGTGTTTTGGGTTggatttttctttaaaagctgCCCGAGATGTCTCAATCTTGAGCTGAACACTGTATAGAttatgtgttttctgtgtgtatcCAGAGTGATGACACTGATGTCACAACAGCTAATGAGGATGAAGCTTTGCACCAACAGCCAAATAATACCAGAGCTGCTGTGGCTGGGTCTTTGGGGGCCGGATCTAAACAGAATCCCAGAGAGCTCACTCTCTCCAGCAAGGCCAGGTACAGTTTACAAGACTGCCTGACGGTCTGCACAGttgtaaaacattattttcaccATATTTTTAGTATGTGGTTTTTGACCTGGATTAATTTGCACTGCATCAAAACTATCGTGGACACAGGGAGAAGCTGTATGAGGAGAAGCTGCGTCAGCAGAAGCAGGAGCTGAAGCAGCTCCATGAAGAGCGCCAGAAGCTAATTGAAATCCAGGGCAAGATCCAGGACCTGCAGTGGGCATGCCCTGACCTCCAGgtaatttgcacacacacacacacacacacacacaccaaatttCCAAATAATATGCCTAGAATCTACACCAGGATTAGATAAGAAGTTGAATCAGAAATCagatttgaaaaatgtgtttttaatatattttttatacctctataaaataattttaacaaAAACTATAACCCTCATAAAGGTGGGATTTATTACATTGCTTTTGTATTATACTGGATTACTTTAGACTGGATATATCAAATAAGCTGGCACCTCACTGTAAATCAGTTTCTTTACagtttacatatttttattaaaaagtaCACTGTGGTCTTCTTTCTAGTCATCTGTATCCAGCTCAGTGAGTCAGCAGGGCTTGCTGAGGAAGGTTCCAGTTGCAGTTTCAACTCCAGCCAGTGTCCtggcttcctcctcctctggacCCAAAACTAACTCAACTGTCCTCAAACCCACTGCTCCAGAAGCTGCTTCAGTCACTGACAATGAGGTAAGACCCCCTGGCTATCATGAATCACATGTCCCAATGAGATCTGTACTTTCAGACAAGTTAACTGTTCTCCTCTGTTCTTGCGTCGCCAGCAGCTATGGTCCGAGATGCGTCGTCACCAGATCTTGAGGGAAGAACTGCGACAGCGCAGAAAGCACCTAGAGTCCTTGATGGCCGAACACCAGAGGCGGAGTGGTCTCAGTGACTCTCCCAGGCGGATTGATGACTCAGAAGGCCTCGCTACACCCTCACAGTCTGTCAGTAGGGATGAAAGGTAGGAGACATAACTGCCCGGGGGGCCTGTCTCACCAAGTCAAGGTTACGAATCAGCTAGCTTTTCAGTTAGTTTACATATTTTATGAGTAAAATAGGAGATTCTTGCAGGTGGACTACAGagctacattttacaacatgagcttttgtgcttttctttaaatttattaCAATTTTGCCGATGTGTCTTAAGGACAATGGCCACCTGGGGTTCCACTCCCTGTCAtcttgatgatgatgatgaggaggaggatgaagatgaggatgaaTATCGCTCAGAGATGGGTgcagaggaggacgaggagcaTGAAGAATGTGCAGAGAGCAGCTCTGATGACGATATCCACATCTACTCATCCAGCAGGAACCAGTGCGCCTACAGCAACAGGAAGAACCAAGGAAGGTCAGACGAAGTGGAGGAAGGAGGAAATCTATCACACTGATATCTGTAGTCTGTCTGTGAAAATGATAtgcacattttttgtgtttttagcaacctgaAGCCTCCGCCAGCCTTCTCAGGCGAAGGTAGTGGGAATCAGTCTCTTTATAACAAGACTAAggccaagcagcagcagcagtccagCAGTTTGAACCAGTCTTCAACCAGCCAGCGTGGAGGTACACGGCGACAAGAGAACCTACGCTGGGCCTCTGAGCTCTCCGTTGCAGAGGGCTCGTGTCAGTGGCAGGAACAGGTCAACCAGCTGCAGCGACAGCTGGACTTCAGCACCAGCATGTGCCAGACACTCCTGCAGGACCAGCAGGTTGGAGCACTGAAcaaatacatgcacacatgcgGACACTGACCTTGATTAGTGACACAATGTTGCACCACATTTGGAAACTTAGTTTGAAGTTTAGGTATAGTGGAATTGTCAGTGCAGTAACTGTTCTCTCTGCTCATACCTTTCTATGCAGTCTTTGTTAAGGTGCCTTTTTACTTTGTCTTAGTTGTTCCAACCAAATAAATTCTCTCACCTCCTTCCACAGACACTCTCTTATATGTTGCAAACCCTGCTGACAGGTCAGTACAGTGTGTTACCCAACAACCTGTCATCACCACAGGTCCACCTGGTCATGCACCAGCTCAACCAGTGTTACACGCAGCTGGCTTGGCAGCAAAACAATGTACAAAGGTGAAAACAATTGCATACAATTATACACTTCCTTTATTTCAAACAAGTAGTTCAtctttttttaagtttcctACATCCTGTCATACTTTCCCCTCAGACTAAAGCAGGTCCTGAATGACCTTCTccgccagcagcagcagcagcagcagcagcagcaacagcagcaacagcagcatcagcaggcCTCCTCAGCAGCAGGTTGGCAGACACAGAAGCACGGCTCATACCAGGAATCCAGCTCCGCTCCCTCAGCCTCCCCTGGCGTTTTCCTCCCCTTCTCCTCAACCCTGCATCCTTCAACCAACAATATGTCAACTGCTGCCTTATCCCCACTCCCTCCCAGTACGACATACATATTTATTAGCTGTTAAGCTTAATTCTCACATAAAAACATGTCTACAGTGGTTTGCATTAGAAGCAACAGGAAGCTAAAACATTGAGGCATAAAAGACAGGGTTATTGTTTAGACCAGCTAAAGATGTTTTTGTTATGATGTGATTCAGAGTGCCAAAAACCCTCTTATCTTTTCTAAGATCAGCAAAGTATGACCTTCAGTAGGTTGGCGCATTTATGAAATTCTTGGCAATGCCTTTTTGcaataaaagaaaatcagaaatgttcaaaaaattaaatacagcaaatatagaaaatgttttttcttcaggtAGCTCTTGAACGCTTCCTACACAAAGttaatgtttttgctgttaCTGGTATGAGTAATCTTTTTCAATCagtgaatttgaatttgaagcAAGGGATACTTTTTAAAGTGACTCAGTGGTGCAGAAATCAAAGGCCAGAAGTCATACTGTCATGATGGAATTGATTCTTGGGACTGTTaacactaaaacattttttctttctttcaccctGCAGGCTTTAACTTATATCCGCTCTTCCCTGCTCCCATGGGCGAGTTCCCTCAGGGTGCGACAAGTcaggtgacctctgaccaccagaAGCAGCAGCTAGACCCCAACACCTCAATCAAAACTGAGTACATGAGTTTTCCTCCTCCGCTGCAGCGTTCTCCTCTGAACACCACCACAGAAAGAGGGTATGTCTGTCATTGTCCTCTGAAAAGAcattcatttgtatttgtgtaaacattattgtatatatatttatattccatGTGACCCCTTTTAGATCATCTAGCTGGCTCAAAACCTACACAAACAACACCGCCCAGCATCACCAATCTAAAACGGAGCCCCACgagtctccctcctcctcccccaccttTGCCTGCCGCCACCCCCAACCTCAAGAATTTGACAGGGCATCACAGGAAAGCTTCAGCAGCATGCCTGATCCGGTTGATCCCACCACCATCACAAAGACTTTTAAGGCTGGACGCAAGGCCTCTGCACAAGCCAACCTGGCCTCACGGACTAAGACGCCCAATTCTAAGAGTCGTCGCAGGAGGAGCAAAGGGCACAAGAACAGTGAAGGTATCAAAATGGAGCTAAATTTCCCGTATTATTTGCAGTAACCAAATCAGCAAAAACATACTGAGgatgtttttgttgaatttgtttttgtgtttcctcAGGCCACGAGAGTGACAGTGTCAGCAGCATTGCAGACTTTGTCCAGGAGAGGGCAGCCTTGTCTCATCAGAAGGATCAGAACAAAAGTCTGCTGGACAAGCTGACTCAAGAGAAACTCGACAGCAAAACTAAGCTCGGGAACAAACGAAACGACCTCTCCTCTGGTGCGGGTCAAGCTACTCACAGTCAAAGTTAATGCACCCACCTCACCcctcttgtgtctgtgttttttgctTCTCAGTGCACACATGTAATATCTGCATCAGGCTTATTTTATGTCAGCTTTTTGTTGTAATTATAACATTTTGCTCTGTACTTTTCCTTTGCACATTTGTCATGAACACgtgtttcattttaatttcgGGTTAATTTACTTTGTTGTTACTTTAATTTATCCTACTCACAGCCTATGCTTGGAGAACACCCTTCCTCTCTAACAGAATTGCATGCACAGAAGCACCAGGTAAACTCACAATGCAGTATCATGTGGTTATTACGTCACCTAAACATCTCATGCATGTTCTATTTTTGCCTTAACCTAAACCAAAGCTTCCAAGTTTGACGACAGACTAtcgtttggttttttttactcATGGATGAGATTATGCAAGTATCCACTTATGTGTCATACTGTCAAATCTTGAACCTGTAGATGCAAGCAGCGACTTCTCACTGTTCGAGGCGCTGAGGGAGACGATCTACTCTGAAGTGGCTACTCTGATATCCCAGAATGAGTCCCGTCCTCACTTTCTCATCGAGCTCTTCCATGAGCTACAGCTGCTCAACACAGAC
The window above is part of the Epinephelus moara isolate mb chromosome 5, YSFRI_EMoa_1.0, whole genome shotgun sequence genome. Proteins encoded here:
- the pcm1 gene encoding pericentriolar material 1 protein isoform X3 is translated as MATGGTPFDDSAEELHNWTVTNGSLEDRLNNLDWGVQQKKANRSSEKNRKKLSAAVVESRLTNDISPESTPGAGRRRARTPHSFPHIKYTTQMSVPDQAELDKLRQRINFTDLDERSIGSDSQGRATAANNQRQLGGENKKPYNFLPLHVNTNKSKELLPPSSSAPATPAITKETKKQSPGFRDTLTPLVPTKETPRLSRGGVERVPLAHREYGRAEPRIDSSQVVSKLVQIREYISKASSMRDDLVEKNDVPANVERLSHLIDHLKQQEKSYLRFLQKMLTRENEEDDVGTLDSAVGSGSLAESTSLNIEVRSSDASNATGGRPETVRADQKEELENLRKQHELLKKMLEQQEQLRALQGRQEALMAMQDSAEQALAVIEDTVVTETTGSVSGLSITSELNDELNDLIQRFHNQLHDSQTKAVPDNRRQAESLSLSREVCWSRTPQAVGPPQHRPLLHSASGPHTGLDTGATAASAKLTKLQELQDKKQTMDKILQELHSLRDQTLNNNSCRGLSLQCSLSMGGSSDCPSALCSNGASASTPFHPSLTQHQDSSNSTDKLRKLKEVHKRLNELRELVQYYEQTSDMMVDAVNENVKEDDDDEEEEEEDETEDGSMFEAMFDSEQENRQPVTNIRNPQRSGNWTDLNSLTNRHSVRSSATNNRDGRLNTECEINNRSAANLRSLNIPSAIDCQYNRDTPYNQVKVDDEDEDCLDNDEGAQAVAPDSEASGSSRRSSLGNNGGFSQKVHRHTAKQKLRQLQELVAMVQSDDTDVTTANEDEALHQQPNNTRAAVAGSLGAGSKQNPRELTLSSKAREKLYEEKLRQQKQELKQLHEERQKLIEIQGKIQDLQWACPDLQSSVSSSVSQQGLLRKVPVAVSTPASVLASSSSGPKTNSTVLKPTAPEAASVTDNEQLWSEMRRHQILREELRQRRKHLESLMAEHQRRSGLSDSPRRIDDSEGLATPSQSVSRDERTMATWGSTPCHLDDDDEEEDEDEDEYRSEMGAEEDEEHEECAESSSDDDIHIYSSSRNQCAYSNRKNQGSNLKPPPAFSGEGSGNQSLYNKTKAKQQQQSSSLNQSSTSQRGGTRRQENLRWASELSVAEGSCQWQEQVNQLQRQLDFSTSMCQTLLQDQQTLSYMLQTLLTGQYSVLPNNLSSPQVHLVMHQLNQCYTQLAWQQNNVQRLKQVLNDLLRQQQQQQQQQQQQQQQHQQASSAAGWQTQKHGSYQESSSAPSASPGVFLPFSSTLHPSTNNMSTAALSPLPPSFNLYPLFPAPMGEFPQGATSQVTSDHQKQQLDPNTSIKTEYMSFPPPLQRSPLNTTTERGSSSWLKTYTNNTAQHHQSKTEPHESPSSSPTFACRHPQPQEFDRASQESFSSMPDPVDPTTITKTFKAGRKASAQANLASRTKTPNSKSRRRRSKGHKNSEGHESDSVSSIADFVQERAALSHQKDQNKSLLDKLTQEKLDSKTKLGNKRNDLSSDASSDFSLFEALRETIYSEVATLISQNESRPHFLIELFHELQLLNTDYLRQRALYSLQDIVTRHLAEKSAAEDRLPPLGPVAWAAGSQSELTPSESLATSDAEVVEKNLRLTQDTMKKRDDAESVDNESTMSTSSNLEPFANDDLGNTVIHLDKALARIREYERMKLKAEFNPYNANSADAGGSEVSNAEHPSANPADLVKGAAAGDARCPQIDTQQLDRQIKAIMTEVIPFLKENMDEVCSLQLLTSVRRMVLTLTQQNDESKEFVRFFHRQLGGILQDSLSKFVGRTLKDCGEDLLVEISEILFNELAFFRLMQDLDNSSSIALAAKHKHKKRAEQPSKVKHSLKENTAASGDKSVSPAYTDEDKDQDEAEQEGDSTLQELYLQTEMKNSRSSEASEVEEEDEDEGDGQGIPLSISLSKAETQALTNYGSGEDENEEEEMEEFEAGPVDVQTSLQASADGQVEQDVTATGATPSETQETKAEQRSLENEGEINRSVGTVDSTVEDHDMAECQSPEEESKAEAAAASEGSSHEVSHDQDVPKESTTTSSPDTDSPVMINVDEMGSGNTSQKSDEEDFVKVDDLPLQLTVMCEEELQKRIVEEQQNNNLSVEILNGNTESLTGLVGNAQALKEPDTVGAQSV